The Micromonospora sp. NBC_00421 genome contains a region encoding:
- the ctaD gene encoding aa3-type cytochrome oxidase subunit I — MTTVAPKPVVTRPWPVREPVKGSAIARLLRTTDAKQIGIMYMVTAFVFFMIGGLMALIMRAELARPGMQFLSPEQYNQLFTMHGTIMLLFFATPIVFAFANYVVPLQIGAPDVSFPRLNAFAYWLYLFGGTMATAGFISPGGAADFGWTAYTPLSTIEHSPGVGANMWVVGLAISGLGTILGAVNLITTILTLRAPGMTMFRMPIFTWNMLVTSLLAILVFPLLAAALFALAADRLLGAHVYDPATGGPMLWQHLFWFFGHPEVYIIALPFFGIITEIIPVFSRKPIFGYKGLVAATIAIAALSMSVWAHHMFATGQVLLPFFSFLSYLIAVPTGMKFFNWIGTMWRGQITFETPMLFAIGFLVTFLFGGLTGVLLASPPLDFHLHDNYFVVAHFHYVLFGTIVFAVFGGIYFWFPKMFGRMLDERLGKIHFWLTMIGFHTTFLVQHWLGAEGMPRRYADYLPSDGFTTLNMISTVGAFITGISTLPFIWNCWKSYKTGPVVEVDDPWGHGNSLEWATSSPPPLRNFDRMPRIRSERPAFDAKFPELAAGSLAGPPEGGAKPLTSEVNGGASYQEDKSGNLDQR, encoded by the coding sequence GTGACCACCGTCGCACCCAAGCCGGTCGTGACCCGGCCATGGCCGGTCCGAGAGCCGGTCAAGGGGTCGGCCATCGCGCGGCTGCTGCGCACCACGGACGCGAAGCAGATCGGGATCATGTACATGGTCACCGCGTTCGTGTTCTTCATGATCGGTGGCCTGATGGCCCTGATCATGCGAGCCGAGCTGGCGCGACCGGGCATGCAGTTCCTGTCGCCGGAGCAGTACAACCAGCTGTTCACGATGCACGGCACGATCATGCTGCTGTTCTTCGCGACGCCGATCGTGTTCGCGTTCGCCAACTACGTCGTGCCGTTGCAGATCGGCGCTCCCGACGTCTCGTTCCCCCGGCTGAACGCCTTCGCCTACTGGCTGTACCTGTTCGGCGGCACCATGGCGACCGCCGGCTTCATCAGCCCGGGTGGGGCCGCCGACTTCGGCTGGACCGCCTACACCCCGCTGAGCACCATCGAGCACTCGCCGGGCGTCGGCGCGAACATGTGGGTGGTCGGCCTGGCCATCTCCGGTCTGGGCACCATCCTCGGTGCGGTCAACCTGATCACCACCATCCTGACCCTGCGCGCGCCCGGCATGACCATGTTCCGGATGCCGATCTTCACGTGGAACATGCTGGTCACCAGCCTGCTGGCGATCCTGGTCTTCCCGCTGCTGGCCGCCGCGCTCTTCGCGCTCGCCGCGGACCGGCTGCTCGGCGCCCACGTGTACGACCCGGCCACCGGCGGCCCGATGCTGTGGCAGCACCTCTTCTGGTTCTTCGGTCACCCCGAGGTCTACATCATCGCGCTGCCGTTCTTCGGCATCATCACCGAGATCATCCCGGTCTTCTCCCGCAAGCCGATCTTCGGTTACAAGGGGCTCGTCGCCGCCACCATCGCCATCGCCGCACTGTCGATGAGTGTCTGGGCGCACCACATGTTCGCCACCGGCCAGGTGCTGCTGCCGTTCTTCAGCTTCCTGAGCTACCTGATCGCCGTACCGACCGGGATGAAGTTCTTCAACTGGATCGGCACCATGTGGCGGGGTCAGATCACCTTCGAGACGCCGATGCTCTTCGCGATCGGCTTCCTGGTGACCTTCCTCTTCGGCGGTCTGACCGGGGTGCTGCTGGCCAGCCCGCCGCTCGACTTCCACCTGCACGACAACTACTTCGTGGTGGCGCACTTCCACTACGTGCTCTTCGGCACGATCGTGTTCGCCGTCTTCGGTGGCATCTACTTCTGGTTCCCGAAGATGTTCGGCCGGATGCTCGACGAGCGGCTGGGCAAGATCCACTTCTGGCTGACGATGATCGGCTTCCACACCACCTTCCTGGTGCAGCACTGGCTCGGGGCCGAGGGCATGCCCCGGCGGTACGCCGACTACCTGCCCAGCGACGGCTTCACCACGCTGAACATGATCTCCACGGTCGGCGCGTTCATCACCGGTATCTCGACCCTGCCGTTCATCTGGAACTGCTGGAAGTCGTACAAGACCGGGCCGGTCGTCGAGGTGGACGACCCGTGGGGCCACGGCAACTCGCTGGAGTGGGCGACGAGCTCCCCGCCGCCGCTGCGCAACTTCGACCGGATGCCCCGGATCCGTTCGGAGCGCCCGGCGTTCGACGCGAAGTTCCCCGAGTTGGCCGCCGGCAGCCTCGCCGGCCCGCCGGAGGGTGGTGCCAAGCCGCTGACCAGCGAGGTCAATGGTGGCGCCAGCTACCAGGAGGACAAGTCCGGGAACCTCGACCAGCGCTGA
- a CDS encoding FAD-dependent monooxygenase, whose amino-acid sequence MGGSPLRILVVGAGIAGLAVARALRLAGFRPDVTEKLPPNELTDTGLYLPGNAARALRALDLDGPVRPLGQVIHRQRFLDAAGDPLCEVDLDALWAGVGECRALPRRDLYQVLLSGAGGAVRHGAEVSSVELLPAGVAVTFTDGTGGEYDLVIGADGPRSAVRALAALGGPPRPAGQVLYRGVVRDGPHVADWTALLGRRAGFLVVPLGAGRLYCYADEAGTVAPADPVARLHELFGGYGGPVPAVLAAWRDVQVGLTDEVELGRWHRGRVLLVGDAAHATAPTLAQGIAMALEDAVVLAESLRAAGSVEAALVAYESRRRPRTRWVRDRTRDRNRTRDVPPALRDPLLRGRGGRIFGEHYRLLVDPL is encoded by the coding sequence ATGGGTGGCTCTCCCCTGCGCATCCTCGTCGTCGGCGCGGGCATCGCCGGTCTGGCTGTCGCCCGGGCCCTGCGGCTGGCAGGTTTCCGGCCGGACGTCACCGAGAAACTCCCACCCAACGAGCTGACCGACACCGGTCTGTATCTCCCCGGCAACGCCGCAAGGGCGCTGCGTGCACTGGACCTCGACGGGCCGGTCCGCCCACTCGGACAGGTGATCCACCGTCAGCGCTTCCTCGACGCCGCCGGTGACCCGCTCTGCGAGGTGGACCTCGACGCGCTCTGGGCCGGGGTCGGCGAGTGCCGGGCACTGCCCCGCCGCGACCTCTACCAGGTGCTGCTCAGCGGTGCGGGAGGCGCGGTCCGACACGGTGCCGAGGTGAGCAGCGTCGAGCTGTTGCCGGCCGGGGTCGCGGTCACCTTCACCGACGGCACCGGCGGCGAGTACGACCTGGTGATCGGTGCCGACGGCCCCCGCTCGGCGGTCCGCGCCCTGGCCGCGCTCGGCGGTCCGCCCCGTCCCGCCGGTCAGGTGCTCTACCGGGGTGTGGTGCGCGACGGTCCGCACGTCGCCGACTGGACGGCCCTGCTCGGCCGCCGCGCCGGCTTCCTGGTGGTGCCGCTGGGTGCCGGTCGGCTCTACTGTTACGCCGACGAGGCCGGTACGGTCGCCCCGGCCGACCCGGTCGCCCGGCTGCACGAACTCTTCGGCGGTTACGGCGGGCCGGTCCCGGCGGTGCTGGCCGCCTGGCGCGACGTCCAGGTCGGGCTCACCGACGAGGTCGAGCTGGGCCGTTGGCACCGGGGGCGGGTGCTGCTGGTCGGCGACGCCGCGCACGCCACCGCGCCGACCCTGGCCCAGGGGATCGCGATGGCGCTGGAGGACGCGGTGGTGCTCGCCGAGTCGCTCCGGGCCGCCGGCAGCGTCGAGGCGGCCCTGGTGGCGTACGAGAGTCGCCGTCGCCCGCGTACCCGATGGGTGCGGGACCGGACCCGGGACCGCAACCGCACCCGCGACGTGCCGCCGGCGCTGCGCGACCCGTTGCTACGCGGGCGGGGCGGGCGGATCTTCGGCGAGCACTACCGGCTCCTGGTGGACCCGCTGTAG
- a CDS encoding IclR family transcriptional regulator: MTTDESYRSVKSAGRALDVLEALADPDGPRSPVELSRALGIPKSSLHAILRTLLDRDWVAVDPTGTRFSVGLRALEVGATFLAGADAAALYEVTLDRLAEYSGETVQLYRLDRGSVVLLARRDSAHIVRPVCAVGRRLPAHATAAGKALLAARTDEEVDRLLQWPLPAVTGRTVTTPETLRAELAAVRRRGWAEEWEECSPGLAAVAVAVPLREPAVDAIAVAAPVARLGPEARTRLAAVLREAATQARTARALLSLNP, from the coding sequence GTGACGACGGATGAGTCATACCGGTCGGTCAAGTCGGCAGGGCGGGCGCTGGACGTGCTGGAGGCGCTGGCCGACCCGGACGGTCCCCGGTCACCGGTGGAGCTGAGCCGCGCGCTGGGCATCCCGAAGAGCAGCCTGCACGCCATCCTGCGGACCCTGCTGGACCGCGACTGGGTGGCCGTCGACCCGACCGGGACCCGGTTCTCGGTGGGCCTGCGGGCGCTGGAGGTCGGTGCGACGTTCCTCGCCGGCGCGGACGCCGCCGCCCTCTACGAGGTGACCCTGGACCGACTCGCCGAGTACTCCGGCGAGACGGTCCAGCTCTACCGTCTCGACCGCGGTTCGGTGGTACTGCTGGCCCGGCGGGACTCGGCGCACATCGTCCGGCCGGTCTGCGCGGTGGGGCGTCGGCTGCCCGCGCACGCCACCGCGGCCGGCAAGGCGCTGCTCGCCGCCCGGACCGACGAGGAGGTCGACCGGCTGCTCCAGTGGCCGCTGCCGGCGGTCACCGGGCGGACGGTCACCACGCCGGAGACGCTCCGCGCCGAGCTGGCCGCCGTGCGGCGGCGGGGCTGGGCCGAGGAGTGGGAGGAGTGCAGCCCGGGGCTGGCGGCGGTGGCGGTGGCCGTACCGCTGCGGGAGCCGGCGGTGGACGCGATCGCGGTGGCCGCTCCGGTGGCCCGGCTGGGGCCGGAGGCGCGGACCCGGCTGGCGGCGGTGCTGCGCGAGGCGGCGACCCAGGCCCGCACGGCCCGCGCCCTGCTCTCACTCAACCCATAG
- a CDS encoding GH12 family glycosyl hydrolase domain-containing protein produces MKRPLRALVAAGLLAAGSIFAVAFGGTASADTLICEQYGSTVIGGKYVVQNNRWGTTAQQCINVTGSGFNITTQNGSAPTNGAPVSYPSIFVGCHYTNCSPGTNLPAQVKSISSAPGSISFNYVGGAIYDAAYDIWLDPSPKRDGVNAMEIMIWFNRQGSIQPIGSPVGNVNIAGRSWEVWRGNNGGNNVISYVAPSAIQSMSFNVLDFIADTRNRGAITNDWYLTSIQAGFEPWQGGAGLAVTNFSQTVNTGGSNPPPTTAPPTNPPGNGGCAVKYTSNSWNNGFTADVTVTNRGSGTVNGWTLTYNLPAGQQVTSSWNANVTQSGSAVTARNASHNGTLSPGGTATFGYQGSLNGTYSAPTSFSLNGVACSRA; encoded by the coding sequence ATGAAGCGTCCATTGCGGGCACTCGTCGCCGCCGGCCTCCTGGCCGCCGGTTCGATCTTCGCCGTCGCGTTCGGCGGCACCGCCTCCGCCGACACCCTGATCTGTGAGCAGTACGGCTCGACAGTCATCGGCGGCAAGTACGTGGTCCAGAACAACCGCTGGGGCACCACCGCCCAGCAGTGCATCAACGTCACCGGCAGCGGCTTCAACATCACCACCCAGAACGGCTCCGCGCCGACGAACGGTGCGCCGGTCTCGTACCCGTCGATCTTCGTCGGCTGCCACTACACCAACTGCTCGCCGGGGACCAACCTGCCGGCCCAGGTGAAGTCGATAAGCAGCGCCCCCGGCAGCATCTCCTTCAACTACGTCGGTGGCGCGATCTACGACGCCGCCTACGACATCTGGCTCGACCCGTCGCCCAAGCGGGACGGGGTCAACGCGATGGAGATCATGATCTGGTTCAACCGGCAGGGTTCGATCCAGCCGATCGGCTCGCCGGTGGGCAACGTCAACATCGCGGGCCGCAGCTGGGAGGTGTGGCGCGGCAACAACGGCGGCAACAACGTCATCTCGTACGTCGCGCCGTCGGCGATCCAGAGCATGAGCTTCAACGTGCTGGACTTCATCGCGGACACCCGCAACCGGGGCGCGATCACCAACGACTGGTACCTGACCAGCATCCAGGCCGGCTTCGAGCCCTGGCAGGGCGGCGCCGGGCTGGCCGTCACCAACTTCTCCCAGACCGTCAACACCGGCGGCAGCAACCCGCCGCCCACCACCGCCCCGCCCACCAACCCCCCGGGCAACGGCGGCTGCGCGGTGAAGTACACGTCGAACTCGTGGAACAACGGCTTCACCGCCGACGTGACGGTCACCAACCGGGGCTCCGGCACCGTCAACGGCTGGACCCTGACCTACAACCTGCCCGCCGGGCAGCAGGTCACCAGCTCCTGGAACGCCAACGTCACGCAGAGCGGGTCCGCGGTGACCGCGCGCAACGCCAGTCACAACGGCACCCTCTCCCCCGGTGGCACCGCGACCTTCGGCTACCAGGGCTCGCTGAACGGCACGTACTCGGCGCCGACCAGCTTCTCGCTCAACGGCGTCGCCTGCTCGCGCGCCTGA
- a CDS encoding aldo/keto reductase — MDLDQPTALLPGDVRMPLLGFGTWQATGQAGYDAVLAALDAGYRHIDTATMYGNEAEVGRAVRESGLRREDLFITTKLPPDRVGRERETIEASLRALDTDHVDLWLIHWPPSSPSDSIPMWRELLAARDENLTRAVGVSNYATAQLDELIQATEENPAVNQIRWSPSLYDRQRHAEHRDRGIVLEGYSPFKTSDLADPVLTRIAAAHDVSPAQVVLRWHVDHETVVIPKSVTPERIRANADIWDFSLTAEEMRDIDALGA; from the coding sequence ATGGACCTCGACCAACCCACCGCCCTGCTCCCCGGCGACGTACGCATGCCGCTGCTCGGCTTCGGCACCTGGCAGGCGACCGGCCAGGCCGGGTACGACGCCGTGCTGGCCGCCCTGGACGCCGGTTACCGGCACATCGACACCGCCACCATGTACGGCAACGAGGCGGAGGTGGGTCGGGCGGTCCGGGAGAGCGGACTGCGCCGGGAGGACCTCTTCATCACCACGAAACTGCCGCCGGACCGGGTCGGTCGGGAACGCGAGACGATCGAGGCGAGTCTGCGGGCGTTGGACACCGACCACGTCGACCTGTGGCTGATCCACTGGCCGCCGTCGTCGCCGTCGGACAGCATCCCGATGTGGCGCGAACTGCTGGCCGCCCGGGACGAGAACCTGACCCGGGCGGTGGGGGTGAGCAACTACGCCACCGCGCAGCTCGACGAGCTGATCCAGGCGACCGAGGAGAACCCGGCGGTCAACCAGATCCGCTGGAGCCCGTCGCTGTACGACAGGCAGCGGCACGCCGAGCACCGGGACCGGGGGATCGTGTTGGAGGGCTACAGCCCGTTCAAGACCAGTGACCTGGCCGATCCGGTGCTGACCCGGATCGCCGCCGCGCACGACGTCTCCCCGGCCCAGGTGGTGCTGCGCTGGCACGTCGACCACGAGACCGTCGTGATTCCGAAGTCGGTCACCCCGGAACGCATCCGCGCCAACGCCGACATCTGGGACTTCTCCCTGACCGCCGAGGAGATGCGGGACATCGACGCCCTGGGGGCCTGA
- a CDS encoding threonine synthase → MYLTHLECPRCGREHDAGRLTNLCDCGSPLLARYDLPAVAAAVTPERFGLRPADLWRYREVLPVADERHVTTLGEGWTPLWRAPAYGHEIGIDDLIVKDEGLTPTGSFKARGAAVGVSRARELGVRRIAMPTNGNAGAAWATYAARAGMTSTIVMPLDAPAICRRECVAAGADLRLVDGLIGDAGRWVAELVAGADGAIFDAGTLREPYRLEGKKTMGYEIVEQLGWQVPDVIVYPTGGGVGLIGIHKALHELRELGWVGDKLPRLVAVQSTGCAPIVRAFAAGEERARPWVDAHTVAFGITVPAPLGDELVLTALRESSGTALAVDDSEILADLREFAVREGLLLCPEGAACLTAARQLRAGGWIRAGERVVVLNTGSGLKYPETVDVADVPVR, encoded by the coding sequence GTGTACCTGACCCACCTGGAGTGTCCCCGCTGCGGCCGGGAGCACGACGCCGGCCGGCTCACCAACCTCTGTGACTGCGGCTCGCCGCTGCTGGCCCGCTACGACCTGCCGGCGGTGGCCGCCGCGGTGACCCCGGAGCGGTTCGGGTTACGCCCGGCCGACCTGTGGCGCTACCGGGAGGTGCTGCCGGTCGCCGACGAGCGGCACGTCACCACGTTGGGTGAGGGGTGGACGCCGCTGTGGCGCGCCCCGGCCTACGGCCACGAGATCGGCATCGACGACCTGATCGTCAAGGACGAGGGGTTGACCCCGACCGGGTCGTTCAAGGCGCGGGGTGCGGCCGTCGGCGTGAGTCGGGCCCGGGAGCTGGGCGTACGGCGGATCGCCATGCCCACCAACGGCAATGCCGGGGCCGCCTGGGCGACGTACGCGGCGCGGGCCGGAATGACCTCGACCATCGTGATGCCGCTGGACGCCCCGGCCATCTGCCGCCGCGAGTGCGTGGCCGCCGGAGCGGATCTGCGCCTGGTGGACGGGTTGATCGGCGACGCCGGGCGCTGGGTGGCCGAGCTGGTGGCCGGCGCGGACGGCGCGATCTTCGACGCCGGCACGCTGCGCGAGCCGTACCGGCTGGAGGGCAAGAAGACGATGGGATACGAGATCGTCGAGCAGCTCGGTTGGCAGGTGCCCGACGTGATCGTCTACCCGACCGGTGGCGGGGTGGGCCTGATCGGCATCCACAAGGCCCTGCACGAGCTGCGGGAGCTGGGCTGGGTGGGCGACAAACTGCCCCGGCTGGTGGCGGTGCAGTCGACCGGCTGTGCACCGATCGTCCGGGCGTTCGCCGCCGGCGAGGAACGGGCCCGGCCCTGGGTCGACGCGCACACGGTGGCGTTCGGGATCACCGTGCCGGCCCCGCTCGGCGACGAGCTGGTCCTGACCGCGCTGCGGGAGAGCAGTGGGACGGCACTCGCCGTCGACGACTCGGAGATCCTGGCCGACCTGCGGGAGTTCGCCGTCCGGGAGGGCCTGTTGCTCTGCCCGGAGGGAGCCGCCTGCCTGACCGCCGCCCGGCAGTTGCGGGCCGGCGGCTGGATCCGGGCCGGTGAGCGGGTGGTGGTGCTGAACACCGGTTCGGGGTTGAAGTACCCGGAGACGGTGGACGTCGCCGACGTACCCGTGCGGTGA